One Candidatus Zixiibacteriota bacterium genomic window carries:
- a CDS encoding vitamin B12-dependent ribonucleotide reductase has protein sequence MWQEKDIQLSDNALTVLKRRYLMKDAQGRVIETPRELFLRVAKFIAQADRLYGADEVCVDATAQRFYSAVASLDFLPNSPTLMNAGRPLGQLSACFVLPVGDSMEEIFETNKHAAIIHKSGGGTGFAFSRLRPRNSPVASTSGVASGPVSFMKVYNASTEAVKQGGTRRGANMGILRVDHPDILEFIRCKQDTSEVTNFNISVAVTDAFMEAVDKGTSYPLVDPHTGRTHVVDGKEAWLEARDVFDQIVDQAWQTGEPGIVFIDRMNRLNPTAPSETIEATNPCGEQPLPPYDSCNLGSINLGQFVLEPLPPDYTLTEPSAGVDWDRLAEVVHTAVHFLDNVIDLNKYPIEQIERQTRKNRRIGLGVMGWADMLVKLRLPYNHAEAIALGERVMAFVENEARNQSSELAKSRGRFPNWEGSVYKNEGVAMRNATVTTVAPTGTLSIIAGCSSGIEPYYAIAYERNVLDGTRLTELNPHFSQLAYHEGFFSDDLVLKIAHLRSIQSLAEIPEHVRAIFLSAADIAPSDHIRMQAAFQKHCDSSVSKTINFPESATRDDVRAAYLLAYSMDCKGVTIYRDNSRPNQVLSTKAPAGGVVPGVQKVEKRPTILSGITEKIRTGYGNLYVTVNIKDGQPFEVFAHIGKSGYTTMADTEAICRLISLALRSRIPVGQVVKQLRGIGGSNQVYADGARIFSIPDAIAQVLHRHFGSSGLDISETPQPPEVCPDCGSAMAFDSGCYACASCGYSNC, from the coding sequence ATGTGGCAGGAAAAGGACATCCAACTCTCCGACAATGCACTCACCGTACTCAAACGGCGGTACCTGATGAAGGACGCCCAGGGACGGGTGATCGAGACTCCCCGCGAATTGTTTCTGCGGGTCGCGAAGTTCATCGCCCAGGCGGACCGGCTTTACGGCGCCGATGAAGTGTGTGTGGATGCCACCGCCCAGCGATTCTATTCCGCCGTGGCCAGTCTCGATTTCCTTCCCAATTCTCCCACGCTCATGAATGCCGGCAGGCCACTGGGGCAATTGTCCGCCTGCTTCGTTCTCCCGGTAGGAGACTCCATGGAAGAGATCTTCGAGACGAACAAACACGCCGCCATTATCCACAAGTCCGGGGGTGGTACCGGCTTTGCTTTTTCGCGATTGCGCCCTCGGAATTCGCCGGTTGCCTCTACATCCGGGGTCGCCTCGGGTCCGGTTTCGTTCATGAAAGTCTACAACGCTTCGACCGAGGCGGTAAAACAGGGGGGAACCCGTCGCGGCGCCAACATGGGGATTTTGCGGGTCGACCATCCAGATATTCTCGAATTCATACGCTGCAAACAGGACACATCGGAAGTAACGAATTTCAACATTTCGGTTGCTGTCACCGACGCGTTCATGGAGGCGGTCGATAAGGGGACATCCTACCCGTTGGTTGACCCGCATACTGGTCGGACTCATGTTGTCGATGGCAAGGAAGCCTGGTTAGAGGCGAGAGATGTTTTTGACCAGATCGTCGACCAAGCCTGGCAAACCGGCGAACCGGGGATCGTCTTTATCGACCGGATGAACCGCCTCAATCCTACGGCACCATCGGAGACCATCGAAGCCACCAATCCTTGCGGCGAGCAGCCGCTGCCGCCGTACGACTCGTGCAACCTTGGTTCGATAAATCTTGGTCAGTTTGTTCTGGAGCCGCTGCCGCCCGATTACACGCTCACCGAACCGTCGGCTGGCGTCGACTGGGATCGGCTGGCGGAGGTCGTCCACACGGCTGTCCATTTCCTCGATAATGTCATTGACCTGAACAAGTACCCAATTGAACAGATCGAAAGACAGACGAGGAAAAACCGTCGGATCGGGCTGGGTGTCATGGGCTGGGCGGACATGCTGGTCAAACTGCGTCTTCCCTACAACCACGCGGAGGCGATCGCTCTTGGCGAGAGGGTCATGGCTTTTGTCGAGAATGAAGCCCGCAATCAGTCGTCGGAACTGGCAAAAAGCCGGGGGCGCTTTCCCAATTGGGAAGGGTCGGTCTACAAGAACGAAGGGGTGGCAATGCGGAACGCCACTGTCACGACGGTTGCACCTACCGGGACGCTGTCGATCATTGCCGGATGTTCTTCCGGCATTGAACCATATTACGCCATTGCGTATGAGCGGAATGTTCTCGATGGTACTCGGCTGACAGAACTCAATCCCCATTTCTCGCAGCTCGCATATCACGAAGGGTTTTTCAGTGACGATCTGGTGCTGAAGATCGCTCATCTGCGGTCAATCCAGTCCCTCGCCGAGATCCCGGAGCACGTTCGGGCCATCTTTCTGAGCGCTGCCGATATTGCGCCGTCAGACCATATTCGCATGCAGGCCGCGTTCCAGAAGCACTGTGATTCCTCGGTATCCAAGACGATCAACTTTCCAGAGTCGGCCACGCGCGATGATGTCCGCGCGGCGTACCTGCTTGCCTATAGCATGGACTGTAAAGGTGTCACGATATATCGCGACAATTCACGCCCCAATCAAGTGCTGTCCACCAAAGCCCCCGCTGGCGGTGTTGTTCCGGGAGTTCAGAAGGTCGAAAAGCGTCCTACCATTCTCTCGGGCATTACCGAAAAGATCCGGACCGGCTACGGCAATCTGTACGTGACGGTGAATATCAAGGACGGTCAGCCATTCGAGGTGTTCGCTCATATCGGGAAATCCGGTTATACCACCATGGCGGACACCGAAGCGATCTGTCGGTTGATTTCGCTGGCGCTCCGATCCAGGATCCCGGTTGGGCAGGTCGTCAAGCAACTCCGAGGAATTGGCGGCTCTAACCAGGTGTATGCAGATGGAGCCCGAATCTTCTCGATCCCAGATGCGATTGCGCAAGTTTTGCACAGGCACTTTGGTTCATCCGGCCTGGATATCTCCGAAACTCCCCAGCCTCCCGAGGTATGTCCGGATTGCGGTTCTGCAATGGCTTTCGATTCCGGTTGCTATGCCTGCGCCTCCTGCGGTTATTCCAACTGCTGA
- a CDS encoding isocitrate/isopropylmalate dehydrogenase family protein — protein sequence MPKYKIAWLPGDGVGKDVMDAARIVLDKLRFDAEYIHGDIGWEFWSKEANPLPERTIELLKNTDCALFGAITSLPKEEAEKALIPSLQGKGLTYASPIVRMRQEFNLRTNLRPCKAYPGNPLNYKEGIDIVVFRENTEDLYSGVEFFPLPDEVREAVKKHNKKMGRFDKTPGNEIAVSLRINTKKGCRDIITDAFEFAKKEKRPHVTIVEKPNVIRETSGLMVRTAREVAKNYPGIELKEANIDAMCMWLLKNPFDYSVIVTSNMFGDIISDLCAQLVGGLGFASSGNIGDKYAVFEPTHGSAPKYAGQYKVNPLAMILTLKLMFDWLGESKTGLAVENAVAAVVREGKVRTYDMGGTNSSLDVAKAVAAKL from the coding sequence ATGCCCAAGTATAAGATTGCCTGGCTGCCCGGCGACGGGGTTGGCAAGGATGTAATGGATGCCGCCAGGATTGTGCTGGATAAACTGCGTTTCGATGCCGAGTACATTCATGGGGATATCGGCTGGGAATTCTGGAGCAAAGAGGCGAACCCGCTGCCCGAACGCACCATTGAACTCCTGAAGAACACCGACTGCGCGCTGTTCGGTGCTATCACCTCATTGCCCAAAGAAGAGGCCGAAAAAGCGCTCATTCCGTCGCTGCAAGGGAAAGGGCTGACGTACGCGTCGCCAATAGTCCGGATGCGCCAGGAGTTCAATCTGCGCACCAACCTCCGTCCGTGCAAGGCGTATCCCGGTAATCCGCTCAACTACAAAGAGGGGATTGACATCGTGGTGTTCCGGGAGAATACCGAGGACCTGTATTCGGGTGTGGAGTTCTTTCCGCTGCCCGATGAAGTCCGCGAGGCCGTGAAAAAGCACAACAAGAAGATGGGTCGGTTCGACAAGACGCCTGGCAACGAGATCGCCGTGTCGCTTCGCATCAACACCAAGAAGGGGTGTCGGGATATCATCACCGACGCCTTCGAATTCGCGAAGAAAGAGAAGCGTCCGCACGTGACAATAGTCGAAAAGCCGAACGTCATCCGCGAGACCTCGGGCCTGATGGTCCGCACCGCGCGCGAAGTGGCAAAGAACTACCCCGGTATCGAACTGAAAGAAGCAAACATCGATGCCATGTGCATGTGGCTGCTTAAGAACCCGTTCGACTATTCGGTGATCGTCACGTCGAACATGTTCGGCGATATCATCTCCGATCTCTGCGCGCAGCTTGTGGGGGGGCTCGGATTTGCGTCGTCGGGGAATATCGGTGACAAGTACGCCGTCTTTGAACCGACACACGGTTCCGCGCCTAAGTACGCCGGGCAGTATAAGGTCAATCCGCTGGCGATGATCCTCACGTTGAAACTGATGTTCGACTGGCTCGGCGAAAGCAAGACCGGTCTGGCGGTAGAAAATGCTGTGGCGGCCGTGGTGCGAGAAGGGAAAGTTCGTACCTACGATATGGGAGGCACTAACAGTTCTTTGGACGTAGCCAAGGCCGTGGCGGCGAAGCTGTAA
- a CDS encoding PorV/PorQ family protein, which produces MTRQLSTSYVMSLAILVFGSGAYAQDGLALMKVEPGARPSGMGSAFVSLTGDPNVSAYNPAGATGGSKFSAAFSHSTYWENIRLENGFFTSPLKGRLFIHGGIRYATIDNLEMRQSPVDIPDALFEANDVSFKAGLAYRFSEKVSAGIGAGWFIEKIESWRGSAFNVDFGIQAVPRPDVRLGAAVTDLGSDFNLTKSGAVSSRDISLPTAYRFGGSYTYRKYLGAADIVVLDDKAHLHLGAESRLHELFQLRAGFMSGYDSKNFTAGASFTRSSLRVDYAFVPYTHSLGTSHIFSFVFEI; this is translated from the coding sequence ATGACCAGACAACTTTCCACGTCGTATGTCATGTCGCTGGCAATTCTGGTTTTCGGTTCGGGCGCCTATGCGCAGGACGGTCTTGCCCTTATGAAAGTGGAGCCCGGTGCTCGGCCTTCCGGCATGGGGTCAGCCTTTGTTTCGCTGACAGGTGACCCGAATGTCTCGGCCTACAATCCTGCCGGGGCGACCGGCGGCAGCAAGTTCTCAGCAGCGTTTTCGCACAGCACCTATTGGGAGAATATTCGCCTCGAGAACGGATTCTTCACTTCCCCTTTGAAGGGGCGTCTGTTCATTCATGGCGGGATCCGCTATGCGACTATCGACAATCTGGAAATGCGACAGTCCCCGGTCGATATTCCCGATGCGTTGTTTGAAGCCAACGACGTTTCGTTCAAGGCCGGGCTGGCCTATCGTTTTTCCGAGAAAGTCTCGGCTGGAATTGGTGCTGGGTGGTTCATTGAGAAGATCGAATCATGGCGAGGCTCTGCCTTCAATGTCGATTTCGGCATACAGGCTGTACCTCGCCCGGATGTCCGGCTCGGTGCGGCGGTCACCGATCTCGGCTCCGATTTCAATCTCACCAAGTCGGGTGCCGTTTCGTCGCGTGATATTTCGCTGCCGACCGCCTATCGATTTGGCGGGTCGTACACCTACCGCAAGTACCTCGGAGCGGCTGATATCGTGGTATTGGATGACAAGGCTCACCTGCACCTGGGGGCCGAGTCCAGACTTCACGAACTGTTTCAACTTCGCGCCGGCTTCATGTCCGGATACGACAGCAAGAACTTCACCGCGGGAGCTTCATTTACGCGCTCCAGCCTGCGCGTCGATTACGCGTTTGTGCCGTACACGCACAGCCTGGGAACATCGCACATATTCAGTTTTGTCTTCGAGATATAA
- a CDS encoding PorV/PorQ family protein — MRRPGIAVVLSLGLLLSLGSVAGAADGDGGYAASFLQVPIGARPAGMGAYLAVSNDGAAPLFNPAGLAGLDHKLFATSYRAMQLDRVLGYATAIFPARGQSALGVHWLYAGSGSVAMRDYNGVPTGEDFSLNSHVFSIVFAKRFERYLAIGTKLNYFHSLMPDVKAFSVGFDFGGMLYVDQFINREKRETMPIRDIQLALTLKNFAAKYMWNSEKFNRSRSGYGELGYDQDDQVPIEVGLGGSARFLNRKLLLATDLVKNTKQDPVFRGGAEYFVTPEFAIRGGYAASRFSAGTGYAFKLGKQAAMIDYAFNSDRVDEGSEHIFSLEVLF; from the coding sequence ATGAGACGACCGGGAATTGCAGTCGTTCTATCGCTTGGCCTGCTGCTTTCGCTCGGGTCTGTCGCTGGGGCAGCTGATGGCGATGGCGGTTACGCTGCGTCGTTTCTCCAGGTGCCGATCGGTGCTCGTCCTGCGGGGATGGGAGCGTATCTGGCGGTTTCCAACGATGGTGCCGCGCCGCTCTTTAATCCCGCTGGTCTGGCCGGTCTTGACCACAAGCTGTTCGCAACATCGTACCGCGCCATGCAGCTCGATCGCGTCCTGGGTTATGCGACTGCCATTTTCCCGGCTCGTGGTCAATCGGCTCTGGGGGTCCATTGGCTGTATGCTGGTTCCGGATCGGTTGCCATGCGGGACTACAACGGCGTCCCGACCGGCGAGGATTTCAGCCTGAACAGCCACGTGTTCAGCATCGTGTTTGCCAAACGGTTCGAGCGATATCTGGCGATTGGCACCAAGCTCAATTATTTCCATTCGCTCATGCCGGACGTAAAGGCGTTTTCGGTCGGGTTTGATTTCGGCGGTATGCTGTATGTCGATCAGTTCATCAATCGCGAGAAGCGTGAGACAATGCCGATCCGCGATATTCAGCTTGCCCTCACGCTGAAGAATTTCGCCGCCAAATACATGTGGAACAGTGAGAAATTCAATCGTTCCAGATCCGGGTACGGTGAGCTTGGGTACGATCAGGATGACCAGGTGCCGATTGAAGTTGGCCTAGGCGGCTCGGCGCGGTTCCTGAATCGAAAACTCTTACTGGCAACCGACCTGGTGAAGAATACCAAGCAGGACCCGGTGTTCCGTGGCGGCGCCGAATATTTTGTCACGCCGGAGTTTGCCATCAGGGGAGGTTACGCCGCGAGTCGATTTTCGGCGGGTACCGGGTACGCGTTCAAACTGGGGAAACAGGCGGCGATGATCGACTATGCGTTCAACTCTGACCGCGTTGACGAAGGCTCCGAGCATATCTTTTCACTCGAGGTCCTGTTCTAA
- a CDS encoding electron transfer flavoprotein subunit alpha/FixB family protein, whose protein sequence is MKILAIALLKDGKLLSASFETIEAAKSLGGELLTAVLAESAETPAEELAARGGGKLLAISHPSLKYFNDEVYAKVISALIAKHSPNVVIGPATFYGKALFARLAGMNGGSMASDVTGLAVEGGEVLAVRPSYGGSVISRIAGNGSATFFVTIRPKIFAESKSGTGEVIAESVDSSCFAAKTTVRESKSESGGKQNLAEADIIVSAGRGIKGPENVPLVKELADALGAAFGASRAIVDAGWVPYAYQVGQTGRTVNPKLYVAVGISGAIQHLVGMQTSQTIVAVNRDKDAPIFNIASYGIVGDLFEVVPVLTKKFKAELAR, encoded by the coding sequence ATGAAGATTCTTGCTATTGCACTGCTAAAAGACGGTAAACTACTCTCGGCGTCGTTTGAGACCATTGAGGCAGCCAAGTCCCTTGGGGGCGAACTCTTAACTGCCGTGTTGGCGGAGTCCGCGGAAACACCGGCCGAGGAGTTGGCGGCCCGAGGCGGTGGGAAACTACTGGCCATCTCACACCCGAGTCTGAAGTATTTCAACGATGAGGTTTATGCCAAGGTCATTTCGGCGCTCATAGCCAAACATTCACCGAATGTGGTGATCGGTCCTGCGACCTTTTATGGTAAAGCGTTGTTTGCTCGTTTGGCCGGTATGAATGGCGGTTCGATGGCGTCCGATGTTACCGGGCTGGCGGTCGAGGGAGGGGAGGTTCTGGCAGTCCGTCCCAGCTACGGTGGCTCGGTGATTTCGCGAATTGCAGGAAACGGTTCGGCGACGTTTTTTGTCACGATCAGACCGAAGATTTTCGCCGAATCAAAGAGTGGCACAGGTGAAGTGATTGCCGAATCAGTTGATTCTTCGTGCTTTGCGGCCAAGACTACCGTTCGTGAGTCCAAATCAGAATCCGGCGGCAAACAGAACCTGGCTGAGGCGGATATCATCGTGTCGGCCGGGCGCGGGATCAAAGGTCCGGAAAATGTACCCCTGGTCAAAGAACTGGCCGATGCCCTTGGGGCTGCCTTTGGCGCCTCACGCGCGATTGTCGATGCCGGCTGGGTGCCGTATGCGTATCAGGTGGGGCAGACAGGCAGGACGGTCAACCCCAAGCTCTATGTGGCGGTGGGTATCTCCGGAGCCATCCAGCATTTGGTAGGCATGCAGACCTCGCAGACGATAGTGGCGGTCAATCGGGACAAAGACGCACCGATCTTTAACATCGCATCCTATGGCATAGTGGGTGACTTGTTCGAAGTGGTGCCGGTATTGACAAAGAAATTCAAGGCCGAATTGGCGCGCTGA
- the dusB gene encoding tRNA dihydrouridine synthase DusB: protein MFSLLSAIQAPNFDSRRRLAAFGQRTYIVGMQIGNLNLSGQVLLAPLAGVSNRPFRVLAARAGATMTFTEMVSSEGIIRHQDKTLSMMAFKPDEQPLGIQLFGADPEVMKQAARITVEKFRPDVVDINFGCPVKKVVNKNGGSAVLRDLGLTEEIIRGVVEGAGETPTMVKIRCGWVDTLPVYREVGQIAQRSGAKAITLHARSRAQGFTGKADWSAIKELKEAVDIAVIGNGDVQTPEDARRMLEETRCDGIMIGRAALGNPFIFGQIRRYFETGQPAEEPSMLEKIEMARLHAQLMAEQFGDQRGAIMMRRYLGWYVKGFPGATELRPALFAVHTISDIETVFADYVRRTLNVEPSATPVISGEPWSAPSSPLT from the coding sequence ATGTTCTCGCTCTTGTCGGCGATACAAGCGCCGAACTTTGACTCCCGGCGGCGACTTGCCGCTTTCGGTCAACGTACATATATTGTCGGCATGCAGATAGGAAACTTAAACTTGTCCGGACAGGTGCTCCTGGCTCCGCTGGCGGGGGTTTCAAACCGGCCGTTTCGGGTTCTCGCGGCCCGAGCGGGTGCCACGATGACCTTTACGGAGATGGTCTCATCGGAAGGGATTATCCGCCACCAGGACAAGACCCTGTCCATGATGGCGTTCAAACCCGACGAGCAACCGCTGGGGATTCAACTGTTTGGCGCCGACCCCGAGGTGATGAAGCAGGCTGCCCGGATCACGGTGGAGAAGTTTCGCCCCGATGTCGTCGATATCAATTTCGGCTGTCCGGTCAAGAAAGTGGTCAACAAGAACGGCGGCTCGGCGGTACTTCGCGATCTGGGCCTGACGGAAGAGATCATTCGCGGTGTGGTCGAAGGGGCGGGGGAGACACCTACGATGGTCAAGATCAGGTGCGGCTGGGTCGATACGTTGCCAGTCTATCGCGAGGTCGGCCAGATTGCCCAGCGGTCCGGCGCCAAGGCTATCACGCTGCATGCACGCAGTCGCGCCCAGGGATTCACCGGGAAAGCGGACTGGTCCGCCATAAAGGAACTCAAGGAGGCCGTTGATATCGCCGTGATCGGAAATGGTGATGTGCAGACACCCGAGGATGCCCGGCGGATGCTCGAAGAGACCAGATGTGATGGTATCATGATCGGCCGAGCGGCACTGGGGAACCCGTTTATTTTCGGACAGATCCGGCGGTATTTCGAGACCGGTCAGCCGGCCGAGGAACCGAGCATGCTCGAAAAGATCGAGATGGCGCGGCTGCATGCCCAACTCATGGCGGAGCAGTTCGGCGATCAGCGCGGAGCGATCATGATGCGGCGGTACCTCGGCTGGTATGTCAAAGGTTTTCCGGGCGCTACCGAACTGCGCCCAGCTCTGTTTGCAGTACATACCATCAGCGACATTGAAACGGTGTTCGCCGACTACGTGCGCCGGACCTTGAACGTGGAACCTTCAGCGACACCAGTGATCTCGGGCGAACCATGGAGCGCGCCATCATCGCCGCTTACGTAG
- a CDS encoding FHA domain-containing protein produces MPEIVIKYEDKIIERIVTEKKRVTIGRTNDNDIVLENRGVSRKHAMIEFNNNAAVIIDNESLNGTFVNNRKITEEVLRDKDVITIGKYSLIYNRETTHEGPETAGMDGTMVLNTKRQKELLENDKVEREIVAKYGGSVLLGEENTEFSEFKLDREVTTIGSAKFVHIKAKGFLLSGIQAKVVQEDHNYILINLGRSGKTKLNGEEISRAVLKNGDIMSVGKSVFKFVEGSQR; encoded by the coding sequence ATGCCGGAAATAGTCATCAAGTACGAAGACAAGATCATCGAGCGCATTGTCACCGAGAAGAAACGCGTGACGATCGGACGCACCAACGACAACGACATCGTGCTCGAAAACCGAGGGGTCTCGCGCAAACACGCGATGATCGAATTCAACAACAACGCCGCCGTCATTATCGACAATGAGTCACTGAACGGCACGTTTGTGAACAATCGCAAGATCACCGAGGAAGTGCTGCGGGACAAAGACGTCATCACCATCGGCAAGTACTCGCTCATCTACAACCGGGAAACCACCCACGAAGGTCCCGAGACGGCCGGCATGGACGGCACCATGGTGCTGAACACCAAACGTCAGAAGGAGCTTCTGGAGAACGACAAGGTGGAGCGGGAGATCGTGGCCAAGTACGGCGGCTCGGTCCTGTTGGGTGAGGAAAATACCGAATTCTCCGAATTCAAGCTGGACCGCGAAGTGACGACAATCGGCTCCGCCAAGTTCGTCCATATCAAGGCCAAGGGGTTCCTGCTTTCGGGCATCCAGGCGAAGGTTGTCCAGGAAGACCACAACTACATTCTCATCAACCTCGGCCGGTCCGGTAAGACCAAACTGAACGGCGAGGAGATTTCACGTGCAGTCCTCAAGAACGGTGACATCATGAGTGTCGGCAAGAGCGTGTTCAAGTTCGTTGAGGGCAGCCAACGATGA
- a CDS encoding metallophosphoesterase family protein → MRLAVISDIHANLEALEAVLRDCETHKVDTIYCLGDVVGYGGDPSPCLKLVDQHCPVKLMGNHEYAALGLLSGQIMNSVAKESMDWTQSQLTDHDFSILADLEMDARYENLYFVHASPHEPDKWHYVLTGIEADTAFRSFDDQICFIGHSHLPMIFAKAPDGSSRQQTGHDFAPDDENRYIVNVGSVGQPRDNDPRGCYVTYDSVEREIEYHRVSYDIDLTQRKMARARLPQLLIDRLLVGR, encoded by the coding sequence ATGAGGCTTGCCGTGATATCGGACATCCACGCAAACCTTGAGGCTCTGGAAGCGGTCCTGCGAGACTGCGAAACGCACAAGGTTGATACGATCTACTGTCTGGGGGATGTGGTGGGGTACGGGGGCGACCCGAGCCCCTGCCTGAAACTGGTTGACCAGCACTGTCCGGTCAAGCTGATGGGGAACCACGAATACGCCGCATTGGGCCTCCTGTCCGGACAAATCATGAACAGCGTGGCCAAGGAGTCGATGGACTGGACGCAGTCGCAATTGACCGACCATGATTTTTCCATCCTCGCCGACCTGGAGATGGATGCTCGATACGAGAACCTGTACTTCGTGCACGCATCACCTCACGAACCCGATAAATGGCATTACGTGCTCACCGGCATCGAAGCCGATACGGCATTCCGTAGTTTCGACGATCAGATCTGCTTTATCGGCCATTCACACTTGCCCATGATATTCGCCAAAGCGCCGGACGGCAGCTCCCGGCAGCAGACCGGCCACGACTTCGCACCGGATGACGAAAACCGCTATATCGTGAATGTCGGTTCGGTGGGCCAACCGCGCGACAACGATCCGCGCGGGTGTTATGTGACCTATGACAGCGTAGAACGCGAAATAGAGTACCATCGCGTCTCGTACGACATTGACCTGACTCAGCGCAAAATGGCCAGGGCCAGGCTCCCGCAACTTTTGATTGACCGTCTGCTGGTCGGGCGATGA